The Halioglobus maricola genome segment AAGAACACTGTATTGTTCTTCATGTTGCCCTGGTACAGGGTGTGCAGGAGCGCGTGACCGGTACGGTCGGCTGCTGCACAGGTACGGGCAGCCTGGCCGCCCTCACCGAAATTCTTGGACTGGCCGCCGAAGGGGCGCTGATAGATGCGGCCTTCTTCGGTGCGCGAGAATGGCAACCCCATGTGCTCAAGCTCAAACACCGCCTGGGGGCCTTCGCTGCACATATATTCGATCGCGTCCTGATCGCCAATATAGTCCGACCCCTTTACGGTGTCGTACATGTGCCAGCGCCAATCGTCATTGGGATCGTCAGAGGCAATAGCGCAGGTGATGCCGCCCTGGGCAGAAACCGTGTGCGACCGAGTGGGGAAAACCTTGGAGATTACAGCAGTCTTGTAGCCGGACTGGGCCAACTGCAGTGCGGCGCGCATTCCTGCGCCACCGCCGCCGACGATAACGCCGTCAAATGAAATAGTACGAATTCCGGACATAATGTTTTAACCCCAGAGGATCTGGACGCCCCAGATCACATAAACAAAGATCACCAGGCTGCAGGCGATTTGGAACGCCACGCGTATGAAGTTGCCATTCTTACCCATCATCCGCTCGGTCATGTAGTCGGTGCTGACTGCCCACATGCCAATCCAGGCGTGCGCTGCCAGTGACAGAATGGCCAGCAACGTAAAGACGCGCATGCCGGTAGATTCAAAGCTCGCCTTCCAGCTCATATAGTCGACACCGCCCATAAGGGTGCAGCCAATACAGATGAAGTACGCGAGAAGGATAACGCCGCTGACCCGCTGTACGAGCCAATCGGACAGGCCTGAGCGGCCAAAACTGGTTACAGACCTTACCATATCCATGCACCTGCAATAAGAATCAGAACAACGGAGAGTGCTATAACGATGCGAGCGCCCAGGACGCCTCCTTCCATCGATTCACCGATACCGAAATCCATAATGACGTGCTTGATGCCCGCCAATGAGTGATAGATCAATGCGGCGACAACGCCCCAGATAATCAGTTTGGCTATGACGCTGTCGAGACACTCCTGAACCTGGGCGAAACCTTCGGGACCAGAGAGTGACTGATCGAAGAGCCAGAGCAAGATGCCGACACCGACGAATAAAGCTACGCCGGTTGCGCGGTGTGTAATGGACGCCCATGCGGTAATGGGAAGCCGCATAGTACCGATGTCCAGGTTAACGGGACGATTGTCTTTCACATTGGATACCATCGTTGCGCCGTGAGGCGGTTAAAAGGACGGCGTGGAGCCTATTCTCGCAGCAAACCCATCGTTGGGGAGCTTACCAAAACGCGCGAAATTATAAGGACTTAGCGCGCTAATTACAAATTTAGAACCGGTTCTGTCGCAATTACTTGATTTGCAGCAATCTGCAGCGATCTCCCGAAATCTCGTTTGCCGATTTTACGCTCTATCTGGGCGCACGATAGGCGACTTTAGGCTAAGGTCGATTGACAAAAATGGCGGAATCTCTATAGTGGGCCACCCCACTGAGATATCAACGCAGGACCCTTCTATGAGCGACAAAAAAGCCACCCTTACGATCGATGGAATGGACGAGGCAGTGGAATTGCCTATCTACTCCGGGACCATTGGGCCGGACGTTGTCGACGTGGGTAGCCTCACCGGCAAAGGCATGTTCACGTACGACCCTGGCTTTGTTTCTACTGCATCTTGCGAATCCCAGATCACCTACATCGACGGTGGCAAAGGTGTTCTGCTCCACCGCGGCTACCCCATTGAGCAGTTGGCCGAACACTCTGACTACCTGGAAACCTGTTACTTGCTGCTCTATGGAGAGCTGCCCAACAAGGAACAGAAAGAGGCTTTCGTCGATACCGTCACCAACCACACCATGGTTCATGAACAGCTGGTGCATTTCTTCAACGGCTTCCGTCGCGACTCTCACCCCATGGCCATCATGTGCGGCGTAGTCGGTGCCCTCTCCGCCTTCTATCATGACTCGCTGGATATTTCCGATGAGCACAGCCGCCAGGTAGCCGCATTTCGCCTGATTGCTAAAATGCCCACCATCGCTGCCATGAGCTACAAGTTCTCCATCGGCCAGCCCTTTATGTACCCAGACAACAACATGAGCTACGCAGAGAACTTCCTGCACATGATGTTTGGCGTACCCTGTGAAAAGAGCAATATCAGCCCCGTGCTGGCCAATGCGATGGACAAGATCTTCCTGCTCCACGCGGATCACGAGCAGAATGCTTCCACCTCAACCGTTCGTCTGGCAGGCTCCTCCGGTGCTAACCCCTTCGCCTGTATCGCCGCGGGTATCGCCGCACTGTGGGGCCCCTCCCACGGTGGTGCAAACGAAGCTGTGCTGAATATGCTCGAAGAGATCGGTGATGAATCCCGCATCGACGAGTTTGTTGCGAGAGCCAAGGACAAGAGCGATCCATTCCGCCTGATGGGCTTTGGCCACCGCGTCTACAAGAATTTCGACCCTCGCGCCAAGGTCATGAAGCAGGCGGCAGACGAAGTACTGGCTGAACTCGGCCTGGAAGATGACCCCCTGCTGAAGATTGCCAAGCGCCTGGAACAGATCGCCCTGGAAGACCCCTACTTCGTAGAGAAGAAGCTCTACCCCAATGTCGACTTCTACTCAGGCATCATCCTCAAGGCTATCGGCATCCCCACCAGTATGTTCACCGTGATTTTCGCCGTGGGCCGCACGATTGGCTGGATCGCCCACTGGCACGAGATGATCAGTGGCAGCTACCGTATCGGCCGCCCTCGTCAGCTGTACACCGGCCACGACAAGCGTGACTTTGTCTCACTCGACGATCGCTAAGCGGTGATATC includes the following:
- the sdhC gene encoding succinate dehydrogenase, cytochrome b556 subunit gives rise to the protein MKDNRPVNLDIGTMRLPITAWASITHRATGVALFVGVGILLWLFDQSLSGPEGFAQVQECLDSVIAKLIIWGVVAALIYHSLAGIKHVIMDFGIGESMEGGVLGARIVIALSVVLILIAGAWIW
- the sdhD gene encoding succinate dehydrogenase, hydrophobic membrane anchor protein; this encodes MVRSVTSFGRSGLSDWLVQRVSGVILLAYFICIGCTLMGGVDYMSWKASFESTGMRVFTLLAILSLAAHAWIGMWAVSTDYMTERMMGKNGNFIRVAFQIACSLVIFVYVIWGVQILWG
- the gltA gene encoding citrate synthase, which codes for MSDKKATLTIDGMDEAVELPIYSGTIGPDVVDVGSLTGKGMFTYDPGFVSTASCESQITYIDGGKGVLLHRGYPIEQLAEHSDYLETCYLLLYGELPNKEQKEAFVDTVTNHTMVHEQLVHFFNGFRRDSHPMAIMCGVVGALSAFYHDSLDISDEHSRQVAAFRLIAKMPTIAAMSYKFSIGQPFMYPDNNMSYAENFLHMMFGVPCEKSNISPVLANAMDKIFLLHADHEQNASTSTVRLAGSSGANPFACIAAGIAALWGPSHGGANEAVLNMLEEIGDESRIDEFVARAKDKSDPFRLMGFGHRVYKNFDPRAKVMKQAADEVLAELGLEDDPLLKIAKRLEQIALEDPYFVEKKLYPNVDFYSGIILKAIGIPTSMFTVIFAVGRTIGWIAHWHEMISGSYRIGRPRQLYTGHDKRDFVSLDDR